The DNA window AGAAGGGATCCAATTAACAGGTAACAACAAGGTAAGTCATTAATTGATATAACTAACTGATATTCAATATTTAGGTAGGCAGGTATGGAAAAACGGTAAAAACATAACTGGATATAAAAAAAATAAACTTTAAAAAACACAAAAAATGAACTGCAAACAAGCGAACGAAAATATCAGCATCAAAGAAGTAATGGAAAGTTTTTCTCTATTCCCAAGCAAAGAACATCCGAAAACAGCCTATTATAATGCTATCAATCGACAAGAACGAACGCCAAGTTTATTAGTGAATTATGTGAAAAATATTGCCTTTGATTTTGGCACTGGAAAACAATACGATGTCGTGTCGATAGTTCAGGAGCTCAAACAATGCACTGTCTCCGATGCTCTTGAATATCTTTCTCGTTTCGATTTTCCTTATAATAAGCCGAGTGTGACGGAAGCAATTACTGCTGAAAATACAAATCAAATTCTCGAAGTAAAGGAACTTATTCACCCGGCATTGTTAGACTATTTGAAATCAAGAAAACTCGAGTCACAAAAATCGGAATTGAGCGAAGTCCACTACCGGATTAACGACAAAAGATATTTCGGGCTCGGTTTTAAAAACGATTCGGGAGGCTACGAAATCCGCAGCAGTTTTTCCAAAATCTGTCTTGGAAAAAAGGATATCACCACGATAAAAAATAATTCTGCAAACCTCAAGGTTTTCGAGGGATTTACCGACTACCTCTCCCTTAAAATTTTAGAACCGGAAAAGACACCTTCCGACTATCTAATTCTGAACTCTGTCGCCATGGTTCACAAGGCATCCGGGCTTTTTGGAAATTATAAATCTGTCGAAATGTACTTGGATAACGACCGCGCCGGCGAACAGTGCAGGGATTCAATTTTGAAAATATTCCCGGAGGCAGATGACCGGTCGAATGAATATTTCCCTCATCAAGATCTGAATAATTTCCTGATATCACAGGAAGAAAAGACACTTGAAAATAAGCTTGAAAAAAATCAAACAGCCATACACGAGTCCGAGGGAAACCGGGATATTTACAGGAGAAAAAGATGAAGATTCATACAAGCCGACCTGCTTAAAATAAGCACAAGTGGAATACTCTAAAAAAGCTGGGTAAAAACTTGCCATGTACTTAGTGCAAAAAGTACCCAATGTTTACAACAAGCGTGGGGCTTGTCGTAAAAATCGGGCTTTTTGGTTTCCTCCTATCGTCGGAAACGCATGTCTGGAACTACGATTCAAGCCCATAGTTTAAAATTATAAAAAAATTAAACACCACATAAACACAATATGAAAAATGACTTTTTAAAACAGTTTGTAAGACAGATTTCCGAGCAGCAAATTGCAAAGGTTGCAGAAGAAAAAAGAAAGAACCGCTTCCGAGAAATTGGTCGAAAGGGAGGTTTGAAAAAGAAGACGGCGAACCAATTTTCGAAGGTAGTCTCAGTTCGTTTTACCGAAAAGGAGTTTGAGAAAATTCAAAAGGAGGCTGACTTCTACAAACTCAAAATATCAAAATATTTAAGACTGGTTTCAACCGAAAAAGAACTCAAAATAAACGAGTTTCAAACCGACGCGGTTCTGTTGAATTACGGCAACAATTTTATAAGGATATCCAATCTGCTTAGGAACAGAGAATGGAACGAGTTTGAAAACAAGAAAGAGATCCTTGAGGAAATTCACACCGTCACCAAATTAATCAGAGAATACCTCTACCAACAAATCATCAAGCATGAACAATTCGGCAACGACGAGGAGGATCAGTAAGATCGCGATTGAATACAACGGCAACGACAAAGGCACGGCAGAATGTATTTATTCCAACAACCTGCTTTCAACAACGCCGGAGGAAAGATTTGAAGAGATGAAGATTGTCGCCGAGAGAAATCCCAATGTCAAGAAATGGGCGCTCACCGGCTACATCTCTCCACCAAAGGAAATCGGCGACAGGCTGACAAATGAAGAGTTGAAGGAACTGGCTATAAAATCATTGAAAGACGTGGGACTTACAGAAAATAACCAGGTCGTCCTGGATGTCCACAATTCCACGAAGCAGAAACATATCCATTTCATCGTGAACCGCATAGATGTTTTTGGTAAATGCACGGTGAAGTCGGCAAACATAGGTAAACGCTTTGGTGAATCGGTTCGAAATGTCTGCAAAGAGATGAATCTCAAAACAGATGTGGAAATCGGAAAGGAGAAAAAGCAGCAGATGCTGAAAGTGCTGCAAAACTGTCTGAAGGTCTCAAGAAATTTTGATGACTTGGTCGATTAGATGCGGCGATGTGGTTATAGAGTGACGCTCTCGCAGAATGTGAAGGACGGCGTGTCGGGGATGCGGATTGTGAAACTGAGCGATATTAACGACCAAACCCAGAGGCAGTACCATCCCGGTTACAAACTTTCCGAGATTACAAACAAACTGAAAATCAAAGATATCAAAGAAATTCTAAACCGGAATGCGGAAAGCCACCAGTCGGCAATTTTCAGTCAGAGTAATCCACAAACGAACGAAATAAAAAATCCGGAAAAATCAGCCCTCAGGGAGATTGAAAATGCCGTGAAGGAACTCCTCAAACCGAGCTACACACCGGCGGCTGACGACGAATTGCTGAGGAAGAGAAAAAGGAGGCGATAGGTCTTTAAAAAAAAACATCAAAAAAAAACA is part of the Chryseobacterium lactis genome and encodes:
- a CDS encoding toprim domain-containing protein yields the protein MNCKQANENISIKEVMESFSLFPSKEHPKTAYYNAINRQERTPSLLVNYVKNIAFDFGTGKQYDVVSIVQELKQCTVSDALEYLSRFDFPYNKPSVTEAITAENTNQILEVKELIHPALLDYLKSRKLESQKSELSEVHYRINDKRYFGLGFKNDSGGYEIRSSFSKICLGKKDITTIKNNSANLKVFEGFTDYLSLKILEPEKTPSDYLILNSVAMVHKASGLFGNYKSVEMYLDNDRAGEQCRDSILKIFPEADDRSNEYFPHQDLNNFLISQEEKTLENKLEKNQTAIHESEGNRDIYRRKR
- a CDS encoding plasmid mobilization protein; the protein is MKNDFLKQFVRQISEQQIAKVAEEKRKNRFREIGRKGGLKKKTANQFSKVVSVRFTEKEFEKIQKEADFYKLKISKYLRLVSTEKELKINEFQTDAVLLNYGNNFIRISNLLRNREWNEFENKKEILEEIHTVTKLIREYLYQQIIKHEQFGNDEEDQ
- a CDS encoding relaxase/mobilization nuclease domain-containing protein, coding for MNNSATTRRISKIAIEYNGNDKGTAECIYSNNLLSTTPEERFEEMKIVAERNPNVKKWALTGYISPPKEIGDRLTNEELKELAIKSLKDVGLTENNQVVLDVHNSTKQKHIHFIVNRIDVFGKCTVKSANIGKRFGESVRNVCKEMNLKTDVEIGKEKKQQMLKVLQNCLKVSRNFDDLVD